From one Suricata suricatta isolate VVHF042 chromosome 8, meerkat_22Aug2017_6uvM2_HiC, whole genome shotgun sequence genomic stretch:
- the SPRR4 gene encoding LOW QUALITY PROTEIN: small proline-rich protein 4 (The sequence of the model RefSeq protein was modified relative to this genomic sequence to represent the inferred CDS: substituted 3 bases at 3 genomic stop codons) yields the protein MSSQQQQXIKCLPQKAXWQEVKQSTTVRCQETGVPQTKDPCAPQPKKQCPPKGTAMLTQHKCSSAQQAPXSKQK from the coding sequence ATGTCTTCTCAGCAGCAGCAGTAGATCAAGTGCCTGCCCCAGAAGGCCTAGTGGCAGGAGGTGAAACAGTCCACCACTGTCAGGTGTCAAGAGACAGGTGTACCCCAGACAAAGGATCCATGTGCTCCCCAGCCCAAGAAGCAATGCCCACCCAAGGGCACAGCCATGCTCACCCAGCACAAGTGTTCCTCAGCCCAGCAAGCCCCTTAGAGTAAACAGAAATGA